The following proteins come from a genomic window of Miscanthus floridulus cultivar M001 chromosome 2, ASM1932011v1, whole genome shotgun sequence:
- the LOC136516091 gene encoding germin-like protein 3-7, with product MATMTVQGNIVDDLWTSPSQSHPGLHWAAAAFEPFNSLDVCNSTSTVLQSRAMSKPSSSSLLLLLLLSATLVATTCRADPDPVQDFCVAAAPGDHNASYSTTYPGFPCKPTSSVVSDDFFFAAHASGASTDNPNGAGVTPGNVEAFPGLNTLGLSINRVDLAPGGVNPLHTHPRSAELVHVEAGEMLVGFVSTEGKFYSKVVRAGESFVIPRGMMHFQYNVGTGAARAMTVFNSQLPGVVLAAQSLFGAEPEIPDAVLAKSFQVDADTIKLLKSKFRKG from the exons ATGGCGACCATGACAGTGCAAGGAAATATCGTAGACGACTTGTGGACATCTCCCTCACAAAGTCACCCAGGACTCCACTGGGCAGCAGCAGCCTTTGAACCCTTCAACTCCTTGGACGTTTGTAAT AGCACGAGCACGGTGCTCCAATCCAGAGCCATGTCGAAGCCATCGTCGTcgtcgctcctcctcctcctcctgctgtcGGCGACGCTGGTCGCCACCACCTGCCGCGCCGACCCGGACCCAGTGCAGGACTTCTGCGTGGCCGCGGCGCCGGGCGATCACAACGCGTCGTACTCCACCACCTACCCGGGCTTCCCGTGCAAGCCGACGTCGTCGGTGGTGTCGGACGACTTCTTCTTCGCGGCGCACGCGAGCGGCGCGAGCACGGACAACCCAAATGGCGCGGGAGTGACGCCGGGCAACGTGGAGGCGTTCCCGGGGCTCAACACGCTGGGACTGTCCATCAACCGCGTGGACCTGGCCCCCGGCGGCGTGAACCCGCTGCACACGCACCCGCGGTCCGCGGAGCTGGTACACGTGGAGGCCGGCGAGATGCTGGTCGGCTTCGTCAGCACGGAAGGGAAGTTCTACTCCAAGGTGGTTCGGGCCGGGGAGAGCTTCGTCATCCCGCGCGGGATGATGCACTTCCAGTACAACGTCGGCACCGGCGCCGCGCGCGCCATGACCGTCTTCAACAGCCAGCTGCCCGGCGTCGTGCTCGCCGCGCAGTCCCTGTTCGGGGCCGAGCCGGAGATCCCCGACGCCGTCTTGGCCAAGAGCTTCCAGGTGGACGCCGACACCATCAAGCTCCTCAAGTCCAAGTTCCGCAAAGGATGA
- the LOC136516082 gene encoding exocyst complex component EXO84B-like: MASAAKSSRSRPAGHSGVFPVNAAVGAGGSDGGVQLADKLKIFKTDNFDPDAYVQSKCRAMEEKEIRHLCSYLQDLKKASAEEMRRSVYANYAAFIKTSKEISDLEGELLSVRNLLSTQSALIHGLSEGVQIDSLTTGPEGSAEHDIYSVEDQEPSEIWKWSTDFPDMLDVLLAERRMDEALDALDEAERIAADAKQKGTLTTADILALKRAISENRQKLADQLAEAACQSSICGVELRAAASALKRLGDGPRAHSLLLSAHNQRLQLNMQTIQPSSTSYGGEYTASLAQQIFPVIAQALNDSAEVFGDEPAYTSELVTWATKQAMSFSLLVKRHALASCAAGGGLRAAAECVKIAIGYSDLLEARGLSLTSVLMKQFRPSVEQALDSNLRRIEESTAALAAADDWVLTYPTGLRPLARSSAGNLTLQPKLSSSAHRFNSMVQDFFDDVGPLVSLQLGGSAMDGLLEIFNSYVNLLISALPGSVDDEVNLEGLGNKIVRMAETEEQQLALLANASLLAEELLPRAAMKLYSMNPVSMDSLRRRGPEKQNRAAEQREWKRKLHRMVDKLRDSFCRQHALDLIFTEEGDTHLSAEMYINMDNTVEDPEWVPSPIFQELYAKLNKMASVAADIFVGRERFSTLLMMRLTETVMLWLSDDQTFWEEIEDGPRALGPLGLQQFYLDMQFVILFGQGRFLSRHVHQVILGIIDRAMRAFSATGMDPDRVLPSDDWFIDIAQESISRISGKPRFANGDREREVSSPTASVSAQSVSSARSIGSS; encoded by the exons ATGGCGTCCGCCGCCAAGTCGTCGAGGTCGCGGCCCGCCGGCCACTCCGGAGTGTTCCCGGTGAACGCGGCGGTCGGCGCTGGAGGCAGCGACGGCGGGGTGCAGCTCgcggacaagctcaagatattCAAGACCGACAACTTCGACCCCGACGCCTACGTGCAGTCCAAGTGCCGCGCCATGGAGGAGAAG GAAATAAGGCACCTGTGTTCCTACCTGCAAGATCTAAAGAAGGCTTCTGCTGAAGAGATGCGCAGAAGTGTTTACGCAAATTATGCTGCATTCATCAA AACATCAAAGGAGATATCAGACCTTGAAGGGGAGCTATTATCAGTTAGAAATTTGCTAAGTACACAGTCAGCTTTAATCCATGGTCTGTCCGAAGGGGTTCAGATAGATTCGTTGACCACAGGGCCTGAAGGTTCTGCTGAACACGACATATACAGTGTTGAAGATCAGGAGCCATCAGAAATATGGAAATGGTCCACGGATTTCCCTGACATGCTTGATGTTCTGCTAGCCGAAAGAAGAATGGATGAAGCACTGGATGCCTTGGATGAAGCAGAACGGATTGCTGCTGATGCCAAACAGAAGGGAACTCTAACTACGGCTGACATTCTGGCTTTAAAGAGGGCTATATCTGAAAATCGTCAGAAGTTGGCTGATCAGCTAGCTGAAGCTGCATGCCAGTCTTCTATTTGTGGCGTTGAACTTCGAGCTGCAGCTTCTGCTCTCAAGAGACTTGGTGATGGACCTCGTGCTCATAGTTTGTTGCTCAGTGCACACAATCAAAGACTTCAATTAAACATGCAAACAATACAACCATCTAGCACATCATATGGCGGGGAATACACTGCTTCTCTTGCGCAACAAATTTTTCCTGTTATAGCTCAGGCTCTCAACGACTCAGCCGAGGTCTTTGGTGACGAACCAGCATACACGTCTGAACTAGTTACTTGGGCTACTAAGCAGGCAATGTCATTTTCGCTGCTTGTAAAGAGGCATGCTTTAGCCTCTTGTGCTGCTGGTGGGGGCTTAAGAGCTGCTGCGGAATGTGTTAAGATAGCAATTGGTTATTCAGACTTGCTGGAAGCTCGTGGTCTATCACTTACATCAGTTCTGATGAAGCAATTCAGACCCTCAGTTGAGCAAGCATTAGATTCCAATTTGAGGAGAATTGAAGAGAGTACTGCTGCTTTAGCTGCAGCTGATGACTGGGTACTCACCTATCCAACTGGTCTACGTCCATTGGCTAGATCATCTGCTGGTAATCTGACACTCCAGCCGAAGCTCTCAAGCAGTGCTCACCGTTTCAATTCAATGGTTCAG GATTTCTTTGATGATGTTGGACCACTGGTTAGCTTACAACTAGGTGGTTCGGCGATGGATGGGCTTCTGGAAATATTCAACTCGTATGTAAACTTGCTCATAAGTGCTCTACCAGGGTCAGTGGATGATGAAGTTAACTTGGAAGGTTTAGGGAATAAGATTGTTAGAATGGCAGAGACAGAGGAGCAACAGTTAGCTTTGTTAGCTAATGCATCTTTACTAGCTGAAGAGTTGCTACCGAGAGCAGCAATGAAGCTGTACTCTATGAACCCGGTCAGCATGGATAGCTTGCGTAGAAGAGGTCCTGAAAAACAAAATCGTGCGGCAGAGCAGCGAGAATGGAAAAGGAAGCTCCACCGCATGGTAGACAAACTTAGAGATAGTTTCTGCAGACAGCATGCTCTAGATCTTATATTCACAGAAGAAGGTGACACTCATCTGAGCGCAGAAATGTACATCAATATGGATAATACTGTTGAAGATCCAGAATGGGTTCCATCGCCGATTTTCCAG GAATTGTATGCAAAATTAAATAAGATGGCAAGTGTTGCAGCAGACATTTTTGTTGGTAGGGAAAGGTTTTCTACGCTGCTTATGATGAGACTTACGGAGACAGTCATGCTTTGGCTCTCAGACGACCAGACCTTTTGGGAAGAGATTGAAGACGGACCAAGGGCTCTGGGTCCACTTGGACTTCAGCAG TTCTACCTGGATATGCAATTTGTCATCCTTTTTGGGCAAGGGCGTTTCTTATCTCGGCATGTGCATCAAGTCATATTGGGCATCATTGATAGAGCGATGAGAGCATTTTCTGCTACGGGGATGGACCCTGATAG GGTCCTTCCAAGCGACGACTGGTTCATCGACATTGCCCAGGAGAGTATCAGTAGGATCAGCGGGAAGCCACGATTCGCCAATGGGGACAGGGAGAGGGAGGTGAGCAGCCCCACAGCCTCCGTGTCAGCACAGTCCGTGTCGTCAGCTAGATCTATCGGCAGCTCCTAG
- the LOC136537797 gene encoding non-specific lipid transfer protein GPI-anchored 13-like, with protein MAAAAAFFLARGGGAAALAMVAAFVVLSAAGVARADFAKDRAMCADKLMGLATCLTFVQDKATARAPTPDCCAGLTQVVAASKMCMCVLVKDRDEPALGFKINVTRAMDLPSLCSNPATFSDCPKILGMSPDSPEAEIFKEYAKKHEGKNGTTIPAAATGAAATGKSTSAAPTAAVAGRQPCAVFFYLVSALLASVAVLLA; from the exons ATGGCGGCCGCGGCAGCCTTCTTCTTAGCGcgcggcggcggtgcggcggcgCTGGCGATGGTGGCGGCCTTCGTCGTGCTGTCGGCCGCCGGCGTGGCCCGCGCGGACTTCGCCAAGGACCGCGCCATGTGCGCGGACAAGCTGATGGGCCTGGCGACGTGCCTGACGTTCGTGCAggacaaggcgacggcgcgcGCGCCCACGCCCGACTGCTGCGCGGGGCTCACGCAGGTGGTGGCCGCCagcaagatgtgcatgtgcgtgcTGGTCAAGGACCGCGACGAGCCGGCGCTCGGGTTCAAGATCAACGTCACCCGCGCCATGGACCTGCCCTCCCTCTGCAGCAACCCCGCCACCTTCTCCGACTGCCCCA AGATTCTGGGGATGTCGCCCGACTCCCCCGAGGCGGAGATCTTCAAGGAGTACGCCAAGAAGCACGAGGGCAAGAACGGCACCACCATACCTGCCGCTGCAACCG GTGCCGCGGCGACAGGGAAGAGCACGAGCGCGGCGCCGACGGCGGCCGTCGCCGGGAGGCAGCCCTGCGCGGTCTTCTTCTACCTCGTGTCGGCGCTGCTCGCCTCCGTTGCGGTCCTGCTGGCCTGA
- the LOC136516110 gene encoding uncharacterized protein: MPSPPRPLASLCRARLVLVPALLLLPSMANGVGNESAMALSVGEELVAEIMPLRHGRRVYRIDGLRPSAWYEVKISYPASIPSSFSIRLVDDWSSKNRRLLNTEKIIFKAESSNPVYVLVTVEPEGVVAKPNVTERELALFNIVCDELMLGIPRFAWWAGIAALLCIVLAALAPLVLPLHKLLNCEDTELSKADAAKIS, translated from the exons ATGCCGTCTCCGCCGCGGCCGCTCGCCTCGCTATGCCGCGcccgcctcgtcctcgtcccggCGCTCCTGCTGCTCCCCTCCATGGCAAACGG CGTGGGGAACGAATCGGCGATGGCGCTTAGCGTCGGCGAGGAGCTTGTGGCCGAGATCATGCCGCTGCGCCACGGCCGCCGGGTCTACAGGATCGACGGGCTGCGCCCGTCCGCGTGGTACGAAGTCAAGATCTCCTACCCGGCCTCC ATACCGTCGAGCTTTTCCATTCGGCTTGTGGACGATTGGAGCAGTAAGAACAGGAGGCTGCTCAACACGGAGAAGATAATTTTCAAGGCGGAGAGCAGCAACCCG GTTTATGTTCTTGTCACTGTGGAGCCTGAGGGCGTGGTGGCGAAGCCAAATGTGACAGAGAGGGAGCTTGCACTTTTTAACATTG TTTGCGATGAGCTTATGCTTGGGATTCCACGTTTTGCCTGGTGGGCTGGGATTGCAGCGCTGCTCTGCATCGTGCTGGCGGCGCTGGCACCACTTGTTCTACCGCTGCATAAGCTTCTGAACTGCGAAGACACAGAATTGAGCAAAGCTGATGCTGCTAAGATATCATGA